The Streptomyces sp. NBC_01244 genome contains a region encoding:
- a CDS encoding alpha/beta hydrolase family protein, whose amino-acid sequence MSTSSTADALGAPAPVLSFSPVVLSVAGRPVDLQVRVSAPATGTSLPVILLSHGHGPSNNLSSLNGYAPLANFWAAHGFVVVQPTHLTSSTLTHLVADAPGAPDFWRSRAEDMTHILDRLDVIENAVPHLAGRIDHTKVALAGHSLGGFTAALLLGAGLTDPDTGNVVHLAEPRIKAGVLLAAPGRGGDVLNGPMAKLWPIIGAVDFSTMTAPALVVAGDKDDSRHFTDMGPNWHADPYTLAPGPKILLTLFDAEHGLGGIAGYDAAETTDENPERVAALARLTAAYLHTQLHPGAPTWQTASEALTTGRDPAGRVESK is encoded by the coding sequence GTGAGCACATCCAGCACCGCCGACGCCTTGGGCGCGCCCGCCCCGGTCCTGTCCTTCAGCCCCGTAGTCCTGTCCGTGGCCGGACGTCCCGTGGATCTCCAGGTGCGCGTGTCCGCACCCGCGACCGGAACCAGCCTCCCCGTCATCCTCCTCTCCCACGGCCACGGCCCCTCGAACAACCTCTCCTCACTCAACGGCTACGCGCCGCTCGCCAACTTCTGGGCGGCACACGGATTCGTCGTCGTCCAGCCCACCCACCTCACCTCCAGCACACTGACCCACCTGGTCGCCGATGCCCCCGGAGCACCCGACTTCTGGCGCTCCCGCGCCGAGGACATGACCCACATCCTCGACCGGCTCGACGTGATCGAGAACGCCGTGCCGCACCTCGCCGGACGGATCGACCACACCAAGGTCGCCCTCGCCGGACACTCGCTCGGAGGTTTCACCGCCGCCCTCCTGCTGGGCGCGGGACTCACCGACCCCGACACCGGGAACGTGGTGCACCTCGCCGAGCCCCGGATCAAGGCGGGCGTACTGCTTGCCGCGCCCGGCAGGGGCGGCGACGTCCTCAATGGACCCATGGCCAAGCTGTGGCCGATCATCGGGGCTGTCGACTTCTCCACCATGACCGCACCCGCCCTGGTCGTGGCCGGCGACAAGGACGACTCCCGGCACTTCACCGACATGGGGCCAAACTGGCACGCCGACCCCTACACCCTCGCCCCCGGCCCCAAAATCCTGCTCACCCTGTTCGACGCAGAACACGGACTCGGCGGGATCGCCGGATACGACGCCGCCGAGACAACCGACGAAAACCCCGAGCGAGTCGCCGCCCTCGCCCGGCTCACCGCGGCCTACCTCCACACCCAGCTCCACCCCGGCGCACCCACGTGGCAGACCGCCTCCGAGGCACTGACGACCGGACGCGACCCGGCAGGACGAGTCGAATCCAAGTAA
- a CDS encoding PucR family transcriptional regulator — MSHAIRRATELALDETTVTALRAALKTTADEVVQAIIDEVPSYANALSGRMGGTIRRAVRTALGHYLDLASGNATGGDGDDAAYELGRGEVRDGRSMDALLSAYRVGARVAWRCLAAGAVPAGLPAAEVAKFAELTFAYIDELSAASAAGHADELAARGRAHERHLEHLARDLLAGASTDVLLASVQRAGWQPPVSLTAILLPAAQAWPAYRALDPSTLVLDDLPDATGVLLVPDADRSHLLRQLTDRTAVVGPARPWTRASASYARAVRARSLSSDIRDTEDHLPELVLSADVEAFADLRARALAPLRTLPVATARRLEETLRAWLLHQGRRDEVAAALFVHPQTVRYRMSQLRELFPDLASPHRVLELTLAVGLRVS, encoded by the coding sequence GACGAGGTCCCGTCCTACGCCAACGCCCTTTCGGGCCGCATGGGCGGCACCATCCGCCGAGCCGTCCGCACCGCTCTGGGGCACTACCTGGACCTCGCGAGCGGAAACGCCACGGGCGGCGACGGCGACGACGCGGCTTACGAGCTGGGCCGCGGCGAAGTGCGCGACGGCCGTTCGATGGACGCCCTGCTCAGCGCCTACCGCGTCGGCGCCCGTGTGGCCTGGCGATGCCTGGCAGCGGGTGCCGTACCCGCCGGTCTGCCCGCCGCCGAGGTCGCCAAGTTCGCCGAGCTGACCTTCGCCTACATCGACGAGCTCTCGGCCGCGAGCGCCGCGGGCCACGCCGATGAACTGGCCGCCCGGGGCAGGGCCCACGAGCGCCACCTGGAACACCTGGCCCGCGACCTCCTCGCCGGCGCGAGCACGGACGTGCTGCTGGCCTCTGTTCAACGGGCCGGGTGGCAGCCGCCGGTTTCGCTGACCGCGATCCTGCTGCCCGCCGCCCAGGCCTGGCCTGCCTACCGCGCGCTCGACCCGAGCACTCTCGTCCTCGACGATCTGCCGGATGCCACCGGTGTGCTGCTCGTCCCCGATGCCGACCGCTCACATCTCTTGCGGCAGCTGACCGACCGCACCGCCGTGGTCGGCCCGGCCCGGCCATGGACTCGTGCGTCCGCCTCGTACGCACGAGCGGTACGCGCGCGCTCCCTCTCCTCTGATATTCGCGACACCGAGGACCACCTGCCCGAGCTGGTGCTGAGCGCCGACGTGGAGGCGTTCGCAGACCTGCGTGCCCGAGCCCTCGCACCGTTGCGGACCTTGCCTGTCGCGACCGCACGGCGGCTGGAGGAGACGTTGCGGGCGTGGCTGCTGCACCAGGGCAGGCGGGACGAGGTGGCGGCGGCGTTGTTCGTCCATCCCCAGACAGTCCGGTACCGGATGTCGCAGCTGCGGGAGTTGTTTCCGGATCTCGCATCGCCACACCGGGTCCTTGAACTGACGCTGGCGGTCGGTCTTCGGGTCAGCTGA
- a CDS encoding sensor histidine kinase, with protein MRHQIPVGEWLDHWILAPCTARARWSGDLLLTAVILAYTWPRLAVCGGQPHTSSRHGYLALLVLIASVSAVRIRHRRPAGAFLLTLPATCSGQALAASWIALCALARQGPHRQAWAAAAVLTLASLTRWHSTWDSLLTAEEPLRHVLDALLIGGAPTAIGLLHRTRRNLIDQVTELDTLHRQERRSLQADAVHRERTRISREMHDIVSHKAGLIAVQAGALEVTTSDPDVRTAARTLRTLAVSCLEELRSIVLVLRAGDPHAQAPLAPQPGLADVPRLVADSGVVATLHIGRNVAAMPDAVQCALYRSVQEALTNARKHAPGAAAAVRIDVAASGLILTVKNHRPPDSRDVPLPGAGYGLIGLRERADLLGGHLTAEPTPDGGFHVTLTLPRHLLPPEAPGGRD; from the coding sequence GTGAGACACCAGATACCGGTGGGGGAGTGGCTGGACCACTGGATCCTGGCACCGTGCACGGCCAGGGCGCGCTGGAGCGGTGATCTGCTGCTCACCGCCGTCATCCTGGCGTACACCTGGCCGCGCCTGGCCGTGTGCGGCGGGCAGCCGCACACCTCGAGCCGTCACGGCTACCTCGCACTGCTGGTGCTCATCGCGTCCGTGTCAGCCGTGCGGATCCGCCACCGGCGACCGGCGGGCGCATTCCTCCTCACCCTCCCGGCCACCTGCAGCGGTCAGGCACTGGCCGCGAGCTGGATCGCTTTGTGCGCCTTGGCCCGCCAAGGTCCCCACCGGCAGGCCTGGGCGGCGGCCGCGGTGCTCACCCTGGCCAGCCTGACCCGCTGGCATTCGACCTGGGACAGCCTGCTGACGGCAGAGGAACCCTTGCGGCACGTGCTGGACGCCCTGCTCATCGGCGGGGCCCCGACGGCGATCGGTCTCCTGCACCGCACTCGCCGGAACCTCATCGACCAGGTCACCGAACTCGACACGCTGCACCGGCAGGAAAGACGGAGCCTCCAGGCCGACGCGGTCCACCGCGAACGCACCCGCATCAGCCGTGAGATGCACGACATCGTCTCGCACAAGGCCGGGCTGATCGCCGTCCAAGCCGGCGCCCTGGAAGTCACCACCTCAGACCCGGACGTTCGGACGGCGGCCCGTACGCTGCGCACCCTCGCCGTTTCCTGCCTGGAGGAACTCCGCTCGATCGTCCTTGTCCTGCGGGCCGGTGACCCGCACGCGCAGGCGCCGCTCGCACCCCAGCCCGGACTCGCGGACGTACCCCGCCTGGTCGCGGACAGCGGGGTCGTCGCCACCCTTCACATCGGCCGGAATGTCGCCGCCATGCCGGACGCGGTGCAGTGCGCCCTGTACCGCTCGGTCCAGGAAGCCCTCACCAATGCCCGTAAACACGCACCGGGGGCCGCTGCGGCCGTACGGATCGACGTCGCTGCGTCCGGCCTGATCCTGACCGTCAAGAACCACCGCCCACCGGACTCCCGCGATGTCCCGCTGCCTGGCGCCGGCTACGGACTGATTGGGCTGCGCGAACGAGCCGATCTCCTCGGCGGGCACCTCACCGCGGAGCCGACGCCCGACGGCGGATTCCACGTGACCCTCACCCTTCCCCGGCACCTCCTGCCCCCTGAAGCGCCGGGGGGCCGGGACTAG
- a CDS encoding response regulator transcription factor → MAVLACPALRVLIVDDEELLRLGLSHILDSAPDLRVVGACHGRQAVERVGELRPDVVLLDVRMPDVDGLTVLRALRALPEPPEVAMLTTFDLNEYLSQAMSDGAAGFLLKDTEPKALISAVRALGTGSGCLSAPLVRRLSRRPDNADTTAARALAALSDREREVLALLREGLSNAEIAQRLHLATGTVKEYVSSLLTKLGVENRLQAAVLATRSHLATADRPGA, encoded by the coding sequence GTGGCAGTACTGGCATGTCCGGCGTTGAGGGTGTTGATCGTCGACGACGAGGAACTGCTGCGCTTGGGGCTGTCACACATCCTCGACTCCGCTCCGGACCTCCGGGTCGTCGGCGCCTGCCACGGCCGCCAGGCGGTGGAGCGGGTCGGCGAACTGCGCCCCGACGTCGTGCTGCTCGATGTACGGATGCCCGACGTGGACGGACTGACCGTCCTGAGGGCTCTGCGCGCCCTGCCCGAACCGCCCGAAGTCGCCATGCTCACCACCTTCGACCTGAACGAGTACCTCTCTCAGGCGATGAGCGACGGAGCGGCCGGCTTTCTCCTCAAGGACACCGAGCCAAAGGCCCTGATCTCGGCGGTGCGAGCACTGGGCACCGGCAGCGGATGCCTGTCCGCGCCACTCGTACGGCGCTTGAGCCGCAGGCCCGACAACGCGGATACGACCGCGGCTCGTGCCCTGGCCGCGCTGTCGGATCGTGAGCGCGAGGTGCTGGCGCTGCTCCGGGAGGGCCTGTCCAACGCGGAGATCGCGCAGCGGCTCCACCTCGCCACCGGGACCGTGAAGGAATACGTCAGCTCCTTGCTCACCAAGCTGGGCGTCGAGAACCGGCTGCAGGCGGCCGTTCTGGCCACCCGGTCCCATCTCGCCACTGCGGACAGGCCAGGCGCGTGA
- a CDS encoding TetR/AcrR family transcriptional regulator has protein sequence MAAEGPAGDAPSRSKRADAQRNRETVLTAAAEVFVTSGVDAPIRRIAAQAGVGMATIYRHFPTRADLVTAVYQHQIEACAEAGPNLLASADSPLDALRQWIDLFVDFLVTKHGLADALQSDSDRFAALHAYFLDRLLPVCAQLLDAAVEAGDIRPGTQPYELMRGIGNLCIGRDNDPRYDPRRLIALLLQGLQRPQAS, from the coding sequence ATGGCCGCCGAGGGTCCTGCAGGAGATGCGCCGTCCCGAAGCAAGCGCGCCGACGCTCAGCGCAACCGGGAGACGGTGCTCACTGCCGCAGCCGAGGTGTTCGTCACCTCCGGCGTCGACGCGCCGATCCGCCGAATCGCGGCCCAGGCGGGCGTCGGGATGGCCACGATCTACCGCCACTTCCCGACCCGGGCGGACCTCGTCACCGCCGTGTACCAGCACCAGATCGAGGCATGCGCCGAAGCCGGCCCGAACCTGCTGGCCAGCGCCGACTCCCCGCTCGACGCACTGCGCCAATGGATCGACCTCTTCGTCGACTTCCTCGTCACCAAGCACGGCCTCGCCGACGCCCTGCAGTCCGACAGCGACCGCTTCGCCGCGCTGCACGCCTACTTCCTCGACCGCCTGCTGCCCGTCTGCGCCCAACTGCTCGACGCCGCGGTCGAGGCCGGCGACATCAGGCCCGGCACACAGCCCTACGAGCTGATGCGCGGCATCGGCAACCTCTGCATCGGGCGCGACAACGACCCCCGCTACGACCCCCGACGGCTGATCGCCCTCCTCCTCCAGGGACTCCAGCGACCGCAGGCGTCATGA
- the fxsT gene encoding FxSxx-COOH system tetratricopeptide repeat protein: protein MAGSEPGTSCQVLSGMGGVGKTQLAAHHARRAWDSGELDLLVWITADSPAAVASSYAQAGTEILGADPGEPGQAAAVFQNWLSADHGKRWLIVLDDVPRPSDVAGLWPPAHPLGRTLVTTRNRDAAFIDSGRSRVDIGLFTPEESLSYLTARLATYGRDESVGQLVGLATDFGNLPLALAQAVPYMINRNLDCAAYRRRVADHRRTLTTLLPDISGLPDNQRMTVAAAWSLSIALADELEPAGLARPMLELAAMLDPNGIPRTVLTSPPVVTNAHGSSLHGDSKVSAADQDVNRLGTQIDDVIDALWNLHQLNLLDHTPDTPHQAVRIHQLVQRAVRDPLDASMKGRLAGIAADGLMSAWPDVERDTVLARALQTNTEALRRHSEASLYAPDVHSVLFRAGQSLGESARFDAARDHFGLLADRAATVLGADHLDTLSARDRVAHWQGRARDEAGAAHAYADLLADHLRIEILGPDHPQTLKTRASLAHWQGMTGNVAGAADAYAEVLADRSRVLGPDHADTLSARARLAHWRGTAGDEAGAVAAFGELLADQLRVHGPDHPEALSARNALAQWRGKAGDAAGAAEAYSQLHSDQLRLLDPDHPHVLSTRARLADWLGKAGGEAEAVEGFSTLLADRSRVLGLDHADTLSTRARLAHWRGTAGDEAGAVAAFGALLADQLRVHGPDHPDTLSARVGLAQWRGKAGDAAGAMEAYAQLLTDQLRVLGSDHPHTLWTRVALAQWRGKAGDAAGAAEAYSQLVTDQLRVLGPDHLHTLATRSNQAYWLGKMGNTAGAAEAYSQLLVDRLRVLGAEHPQIPSTRKSLAYWLGKAGDALGAAKVYAELLADRSRSLGPDHPDTLRAREDLAQWSGKSGNAGGAAEAFASLLTDRLRVLGAEHPQIQSTRKSLAYWLGKARNAAGAAEVYADLLADQLRTLGPDHAGTLSARGDLAQWRGQAGDAAGAAEAYEVLLADQMRLLGANHLQTIGTRNNLAHWLGKAGEAVRAAEAYAELLAARLRVLGPDHPQVISTRKSLAYWRHRARTPGR, encoded by the coding sequence GTGGCGGGGTCCGAGCCCGGAACCTCGTGTCAAGTCCTGTCCGGCATGGGGGGCGTGGGCAAGACACAGCTCGCGGCCCATCACGCCCGCCGCGCCTGGGACAGTGGGGAACTCGACCTCCTCGTCTGGATCACTGCCGACAGTCCTGCGGCGGTGGCCTCCAGCTATGCGCAAGCGGGGACGGAGATCCTCGGAGCCGACCCGGGCGAGCCGGGGCAGGCTGCTGCGGTCTTCCAGAACTGGCTCAGCGCGGATCACGGCAAACGATGGCTCATTGTCCTGGACGATGTGCCCCGGCCCTCGGACGTGGCCGGACTCTGGCCCCCGGCCCATCCTCTCGGGCGAACACTGGTCACCACGCGGAACCGTGACGCCGCCTTCATCGACAGTGGCCGAAGCCGCGTCGACATCGGTCTCTTTACCCCCGAGGAATCCCTCTCGTACCTCACCGCCCGCTTGGCCACGTACGGAAGGGACGAGAGCGTCGGTCAACTCGTCGGCCTCGCGACCGACTTCGGAAACCTTCCCCTTGCACTGGCTCAGGCCGTCCCCTACATGATCAACCGGAATCTGGACTGTGCCGCCTACCGGCGCCGGGTAGCCGACCACCGGCGGACCCTGACCACGCTCCTGCCTGACATCAGCGGCCTTCCCGACAACCAGCGGATGACGGTCGCCGCCGCGTGGTCCCTGTCCATCGCTCTCGCCGACGAACTCGAACCCGCAGGTCTTGCCCGTCCCATGCTGGAACTTGCCGCCATGCTGGACCCGAACGGCATCCCGCGTACGGTCTTGACCAGCCCGCCCGTGGTGACGAACGCCCATGGCTCCAGCCTCCACGGCGACAGCAAGGTGTCCGCGGCCGATCAGGACGTGAACCGGCTCGGCACTCAGATTGACGACGTCATCGACGCGCTGTGGAACCTGCACCAACTCAACCTTCTGGACCACACCCCTGACACGCCTCACCAGGCCGTCCGCATTCATCAGCTCGTGCAGCGAGCCGTCCGTGATCCGCTGGACGCCTCCATGAAGGGCAGGCTCGCCGGCATAGCTGCCGACGGGCTGATGTCCGCCTGGCCCGACGTGGAACGCGACACCGTGTTGGCACGCGCGTTGCAGACGAATACGGAGGCGCTGAGACGCCACAGTGAAGCGTCCCTCTACGCCCCTGATGTGCACTCGGTCCTGTTTCGTGCCGGGCAGAGCCTGGGAGAATCGGCTCGCTTCGACGCGGCTCGCGATCATTTCGGGCTCCTTGCCGACCGGGCGGCGACCGTGCTCGGCGCCGACCATCTGGACACGCTGTCCGCCCGAGACCGAGTGGCCCACTGGCAGGGAAGGGCGCGGGACGAGGCTGGGGCCGCCCACGCGTACGCGGACCTCCTCGCGGACCATCTGCGTATCGAAATCCTCGGCCCCGACCACCCCCAGACCTTGAAGACCCGTGCCAGCCTGGCCCACTGGCAGGGGATGACGGGGAACGTGGCAGGAGCCGCGGACGCGTACGCCGAGGTCCTCGCCGACCGGTCGCGGGTGCTCGGTCCCGATCATGCCGACACGTTGTCCGCCCGGGCGCGGCTCGCCCACTGGCGAGGTACGGCCGGTGACGAGGCCGGGGCTGTGGCGGCCTTCGGTGAACTGCTCGCCGACCAGCTCCGTGTGCACGGCCCCGATCACCCCGAGGCATTGTCCGCCCGAAACGCCCTCGCTCAGTGGAGGGGCAAGGCGGGAGACGCCGCCGGAGCCGCGGAAGCGTACTCGCAACTCCACAGCGATCAGTTGCGTTTGCTGGACCCCGATCACCCCCATGTCCTGTCGACGCGCGCAAGGCTGGCGGACTGGCTGGGAAAGGCGGGGGGCGAGGCCGAGGCCGTAGAGGGCTTCAGCACGCTCCTCGCCGACCGGTCGCGGGTGCTCGGTCTCGATCATGCTGACACCTTGTCCACCCGGGCACGGCTCGCCCACTGGCGAGGTACGGCCGGTGACGAGGCCGGGGCTGTGGCGGCCTTCGGCGCACTGCTCGCCGACCAGCTCCGCGTGCACGGCCCCGATCACCCAGACACCCTCTCGGCCCGGGTCGGTCTGGCTCAGTGGAGGGGCAAGGCGGGGGACGCCGCCGGAGCGATGGAAGCGTACGCTCAGCTCCTGACCGACCAGCTCCGCGTCCTCGGCTCCGACCATCCGCACACCCTGTGGACCCGGGTCGCCCTCGCTCAGTGGAGGGGGAAGGCGGGAGACGCCGCCGGAGCCGCAGAAGCGTACTCCCAGCTCGTCACGGATCAGCTGCGCGTCCTCGGCCCCGACCATCTGCACACCCTCGCCACTCGCAGCAATCAGGCGTACTGGCTGGGCAAGATGGGCAACACCGCGGGAGCCGCCGAGGCGTACTCCCAGCTCTTGGTCGACCGTCTCCGCGTACTCGGCGCAGAGCATCCACAGATCCCGAGCACACGCAAGAGCCTCGCCTACTGGCTGGGCAAAGCGGGAGACGCGCTCGGCGCCGCAAAGGTGTACGCGGAACTCCTTGCCGACAGGTCGCGCTCGCTGGGTCCTGACCATCCGGACACCCTGAGGGCAAGGGAGGATCTCGCGCAGTGGTCGGGCAAGTCAGGGAACGCTGGTGGTGCGGCCGAAGCGTTCGCCTCGCTTCTGACCGACCGTCTCCGCGTGCTCGGCGCAGAGCATCCGCAGATCCAGAGCACACGCAAGAGCCTCGCCTACTGGCTGGGCAAGGCCAGGAACGCGGCCGGGGCCGCGGAGGTGTACGCGGATCTTCTCGCCGACCAATTGCGAACTCTCGGCCCCGACCACGCCGGCACCCTCTCGGCCCGGGGCGACCTCGCCCAGTGGCGAGGACAGGCGGGTGACGCGGCTGGAGCCGCGGAGGCGTACGAGGTTCTTCTCGCTGACCAGATGCGACTCCTCGGCGCCAACCACTTACAAACCATCGGCACCCGGAACAATCTTGCTCACTGGCTGGGCAAGGCGGGCGAGGCCGTCAGGGCCGCCGAGGCCTACGCCGAGCTGCTCGCTGCCCGGCTGCGTGTGCTGGGCCCCGACCATCCACAGGTCATCAGCACACGCAAGAGCCTCGCCTACTGGAGACACAGGGCAAGGACACCAGGTCGCTGA